A section of the Tenrec ecaudatus isolate mTenEca1 chromosome 15, mTenEca1.hap1, whole genome shotgun sequence genome encodes:
- the LOC142427587 gene encoding LOW QUALITY PROTEIN: uncharacterized protein LOC142427587 (The sequence of the model RefSeq protein was modified relative to this genomic sequence to represent the inferred CDS: substituted 1 base at 1 genomic stop codon) — MPYVCSECGKDFTRKSDLTAHQQTHTAEKLHVCNEYGKGFIQKTHLKTNLRTHTGEKPHVCDECGKAFLWKYKLIVHQRTHTGERPYVCDECGKAFHWKNGLTLHQRTHTGEKPYVCGACGKGFIQKIHFKAHLQTHTGEKPHVCGECGKGFIQKIHLKTHLRTHTGEKPHVCGECGKTFNWKNELTVHQRIHTGEKPYVCDECGKTFIGKPALLYHQRTHTGEKPYVCDKCGKAFNWKSRLTLHQRTHTGEKPYVCDQCGKALTGKTALTYHQRTHTGEKSHVCDKCGKAFIGKTALTYHQRTHTGEKTHVCDKCGKAFISKSALTYHQRTHTGEKPYVCDECGKAFTGKTALIYHQRTHTGEKPYECGECGKAFIGKTSLIYHQRIHTGEKPYVCNXCGKAFIWKEDITVHQRSHILQEGCQTGGL, encoded by the coding sequence ccaggaagagtgatctcactgctcatcagcaaactcatactgcagagaaactccatgtatgtaatgaatatgggaaaggcttcattcagaaaacacATCTCAAAACAAATCTACGGACtcatacaggagaaaaaccccatgtatgtgatgaatgtggaaaagcctttctctggAAGTACAAGCTcattgttcatcagcgaactcatactggagagagaccctatgtatgtgatgaatgtggaaaagcctttcactggaagaatgggctcactcttcatcagcgaactcatactggagagaaaccctatgtatgtggtgcatgtggcaaaggcttcattcagaaaatacattttaaagctcatctacaaactcatactggagagaagccccatgtatgtggtgaatgtggcaaaggcttcattcagaaaatacatctgaaaactcatctacgaactcatacaggagaaaaaccccatgtatgtggtgaatgtggaaaaacctttaacTGGAAGAAcgagctcactgttcatcagcgaattcatactggagagaaaccctatgtatgtgatgaatgtggaaaaacatTTATTGGGAAACCTGCTCTCCtttatcatcagcgaactcatactggagagaaaccctatgtatgcgataaatgtggaaaagccttcaacTGGAAGAGCAGGCTCACTCTTCATCagagaactcatactggagagaaaccctatgtatgtgatcaatgtggcaaagccttaactgggaagactgctctcacttatcatcagcgaactcatactggagaaaaatcccatgtatgtgataaatgtggcaaagcctttatcggcaagactgctctcacttatcatcagcgaactcatactggagaaaaaacCCATGTATGTGataaatgtggcaaagcctttatcaGCAAGAGTGCCCTCACTTACCATCAGCGAacgcatactggagagaaaccctatgtatgtgatgaatgtggcaaagcctttactGGGAAAACTGCTCTCAtttatcatcagcgaactcatactggagagaaaccctatgaatgtggtgaatgtggaaaagcttttatcgggAAGACTTCTCTCATTtaccatcagcgaattcatactggagagaaaccctatgtatgtaattaatgtggcaaagcctttatttGGAAGGAAGacatcactgttcatcagcgatctCATATTCTACAGGAGggttgtcaaactggtggcctgtAA